The following are from one region of the Paenibacillus bovis genome:
- a CDS encoding TRAFAC clade GTPase domain-containing protein, with protein sequence MKMFDWFKKKPDAEPRPLFYDIVCPYCFNKFSPDDVEFRASHHREDDEDYALREDARLNRYRERFGLDTVRDMEAVLLPGDVPEEHRIYSDHVLVGLNDRYGEVTRRRLCPHCHNELPVTSGKVPSNIISIVGASQVGKSVYMTSLIHTLQNSTADNFEAACMPLTTEISRKFRMNYEEPLFERGDLLASTQKERMQEPFIFQFVFKDEEKPPLTLVFFDVAGEGMVDQDYLGLHGQHIKNSSGILFMVDPLQIRSIRDRIRIQLGDSRGEWVSRYDEPRDVVLTLFSDFIAHQEDSKTNIPTAVVLTKSDMLESLRGDDGEYIKSNSNIFHNVVHRDHFDLDEFENIDGEIRRFIERVDRPFKGTMDVYFKDTAYFAVSALGSNPVEQKLQSVVSPIRVDEPFIWLLYKLNYIEGRRNV encoded by the coding sequence ATGAAGATGTTTGATTGGTTCAAAAAAAAGCCGGATGCCGAACCCAGACCATTATTTTACGATATTGTATGCCCGTATTGTTTTAACAAATTCTCGCCGGATGATGTAGAATTTCGGGCCAGTCATCATCGTGAGGATGATGAAGATTATGCGCTGCGCGAGGATGCACGCCTGAACCGGTACCGGGAGCGCTTTGGGCTGGATACGGTGCGTGATATGGAAGCGGTGCTGCTGCCGGGAGATGTGCCGGAAGAGCACCGCATTTATTCGGATCATGTACTGGTCGGACTGAATGACCGTTATGGCGAAGTCACCCGGCGCCGTCTGTGTCCGCACTGCCATAATGAATTGCCTGTAACGTCAGGCAAAGTACCAAGCAATATTATCTCGATTGTCGGCGCTTCTCAGGTCGGCAAATCAGTCTATATGACATCACTCATCCATACGCTGCAGAACTCGACTGCCGATAATTTCGAAGCTGCCTGTATGCCATTGACGACAGAAATCAGCCGCAAGTTCCGCATGAATTACGAAGAACCGCTATTCGAGCGCGGCGATCTGCTGGCTTCTACCCAAAAGGAACGGATGCAGGAGCCGTTTATTTTCCAGTTCGTGTTCAAAGATGAGGAAAAGCCGCCGCTGACACTGGTATTTTTTGATGTGGCCGGTGAAGGTATGGTCGATCAGGATTATCTGGGACTGCATGGGCAGCATATCAAAAACTCATCGGGCATTCTGTTTATGGTCGATCCGCTGCAAATCCGCTCCATTCGCGATCGGATTCGTATCCAGCTCGGTGACAGCCGGGGGGAATGGGTGTCCCGCTACGATGAGCCGCGTGATGTGGTACTGACGCTGTTCAGTGACTTTATCGCGCATCAGGAAGACAGCAAGACGAATATTCCGACAGCGGTTGTTCTCACCAAGAGTGATATGCTGGAATCGCTGCGTGGCGATGATGGAGAATATATCAAGTCGAACAGTAATATTTTCCATAATGTAGTGCACCGCGATCATTTTGATCTGGACGAATTCGAGAATATTGATGGGGAGATTCGCCGCTTTATCGAGCGGGTAGATCGTCCGTTCAAAGGAACGATGGATGTATATTTCAAGGACACTGCCTACTTTGCCGTATCGGCGCTGGGTAGTAATCCGGTAGAGCAGAAGCTGCAAAGCGTTGTGAGTCCGATCCGTGTGGACGAGCCGTTTATCTGGCTGCTGTACAAACTGAATTATATCGAGGGGAGACGAAACGTTTGA
- a CDS encoding FAD-dependent monooxygenase, with amino-acid sequence MTSNDRPIQQKQPHPPSCDVLIVGAGPTGLTLAIELMRRGVTCRIIDKAAQPSRQSKALGIMARTLELLDHSGITEQLVKHGHPVKEVQVRSGSHLLADVKLTPIIRSRYPYILTLPQSDTEQILYEHLYKLGGQVERSTELLALEQLDVETDMTGSADPFVRATVATPSGSEVIPARWVVGCDGAHSTVRHLLGISFDGSAIDQQFALADVEVQWPVKPEGVRIYLHAGHIAAFFPMPGERYRVIIAAPPDVPLTDQPPQDHSSTSRQSVLSNQEPSSSEGADAGGSYTAEGTGLGSGDITLPDIQRILDICMPEQDRVILHDSIWIAHFRVNERKVKRYRQGAVFLAGDAAHIHSPVGGQGMNTGIQDAVNLAWKLALVSQGQASPAILDSYEEEREPVARELLRWTGLFTRLVISRVRPLTFMRNTAAPLLSSRRFVQLRMAERLSETGIRYPHSQIVRQGKGWRRGMPLAGERAPDNGRPATSILSGKHTLLVFPDTVPPKMPISSIPRPYEENLEEEDKRPLWMRVSDSWKEVIDLVIMLPDEPLMLPQPLPAQYEIDSDLLLHRLYGMERGGYVIVRPDGYIGFVGSLADELELIGCINQFFRIPARYS; translated from the coding sequence ATGACAAGCAATGACAGACCTATCCAGCAGAAACAGCCGCATCCGCCATCATGCGATGTGCTGATCGTTGGTGCAGGCCCTACCGGATTGACGCTGGCTATCGAACTGATGCGCAGAGGGGTGACCTGCCGGATTATCGACAAGGCGGCACAGCCTTCGCGCCAGAGCAAAGCGCTGGGCATTATGGCGCGTACACTGGAGCTGCTGGATCATTCGGGGATCACAGAGCAGCTGGTGAAGCATGGACATCCGGTAAAAGAAGTGCAGGTACGCAGCGGCAGCCATCTGCTGGCGGATGTGAAGCTGACACCGATTATCCGCAGCCGGTATCCTTATATTCTGACGCTGCCCCAAAGTGATACCGAACAGATATTATACGAGCATCTGTACAAGCTGGGTGGGCAGGTTGAGCGATCCACCGAACTATTGGCGCTGGAACAGCTGGACGTAGAAACGGACATGACCGGATCGGCAGATCCTTTTGTCAGAGCTACAGTAGCCACGCCTAGCGGCTCCGAGGTTATTCCGGCGCGCTGGGTAGTGGGCTGCGATGGCGCCCATAGTACGGTCCGGCACCTGCTGGGGATTTCCTTTGACGGTAGTGCAATCGATCAGCAGTTTGCTCTGGCAGATGTGGAGGTACAATGGCCAGTGAAACCAGAAGGGGTACGTATCTATTTGCACGCGGGGCATATAGCAGCCTTTTTCCCGATGCCGGGTGAGCGATATCGCGTTATTATCGCTGCACCGCCGGATGTGCCTTTGACAGATCAGCCGCCGCAGGATCATTCGTCTACATCCCGGCAGTCGGTTCTGTCAAACCAGGAACCTTCCTCCTCGGAGGGTGCAGATGCTGGAGGATCGTATACAGCAGAGGGAACAGGGCTGGGTTCAGGAGATATTACACTACCGGATATTCAGCGGATTCTGGATATCTGTATGCCCGAGCAGGATCGGGTGATATTGCACGATTCGATCTGGATAGCGCATTTCCGGGTCAATGAACGCAAGGTGAAGCGTTATCGTCAAGGAGCGGTATTCCTGGCAGGTGATGCAGCGCATATTCACTCACCGGTAGGTGGACAGGGGATGAATACCGGCATTCAGGATGCGGTCAATCTGGCCTGGAAGCTGGCACTGGTCAGTCAGGGTCAGGCATCGCCGGCTATACTGGATAGCTACGAGGAAGAGCGCGAGCCTGTTGCCCGCGAGCTGCTGCGCTGGACAGGCTTGTTTACGCGCCTGGTAATCAGCCGGGTTCGTCCGCTGACCTTTATGCGTAATACAGCGGCACCGCTACTTTCTTCGCGCCGCTTTGTACAGCTGCGTATGGCGGAGCGCCTGTCGGAGACCGGTATTCGCTATCCGCACAGCCAGATTGTCCGGCAGGGAAAAGGCTGGCGTAGAGGCATGCCTCTGGCTGGAGAACGGGCGCCGGATAACGGCAGACCCGCTACAAGCATCCTTTCGGGCAAGCATACCCTGCTGGTCTTCCCTGATACGGTTCCTCCCAAGATGCCTATATCCTCTATCCCGCGCCCATATGAAGAAAATCTGGAGGAAGAGGATAAGCGTCCACTCTGGATGAGGGTGTCGGATTCATGGAAAGAAGTGATCGATCTGGTGATTATGCTGCCGGACGAGCCACTCATGCTGCCACAACCGTTGCCTGCCCAGTATGAAATAGATTCTGACTTGTTGCTGCATCGTCTATACGGGATGGAGCGCGGCGGATATGTGATAGTGCGACCGGACGGTTATATCGGATTTGTGGGAAGTCTGGCCGACGAACTGGAGTTAATTGGGTGTATTAATCAATTTTTTCGTATTCCGGCCCGTTATTCCTAA